In Candidatus Sulfotelmatobacter sp., the sequence GAGCGTGACGCGGGCCGGCAGCCCGGCGCGCAGTCGCGCGGCATCGCGCTCGTCGATCGGCGCGCTCGCATACACGCGCAGCGTGTCCATCACCTCGAGCACCGCCTGGCCGATCATGATCGATTCACCCACTTCGACCCAACGGCGCGTCACCACGCCGTCGAATGGCGCGCGCACCACCAGATGATCGAGCTCGTCGCGCGCCAGTCGCACCGCCGACTCCGCGCTCTGGACGCGCGCCTCGGCGGCCTGGCGTTCGGCCTCGGCGGCCTCGAGCTTGGAACGCGCCTCGTCCATGTCGGCCTGCGACACCATGGCCTTGTCGCGCAGCTCGGTGGTGCGATCGAAGTTCTGCCGCGCCAGTCGCTCGGCGGATCGTGCCGCACCCTGCAGCGCGTCGAGCGCCTGCGAGTCGCGGCGTGCCGCGACCAGCTGGGTTCGGGCCGAACTGTCGTCGAGGCGCAGCACGATGTCGCCGCGCCGGACCTGCGAACCCTCGCGGAAGGGGATGTCGACGACGCGCCCCGCGCGCTCGGCGCCGAGGCGCGCCTGGGCGCGCGTCTTGACCGTGCCGGCTTCGCTGTTCGCAACCACGTCCTCGACCGGGCCGCGCGCGATCTCGGCCACCTCGACCGCGATCGGCCGGGGCCGGAACGCCACACGCGAAAGCATCCACGCGGCAGCCGCTGCGATCGCCACCAGGGCGACCAGGCGCCAGACCCGACGCATGCTGATCCTCCTTCCAATACCTCGTGAACCAGCAGCACGTTGTGTGCCCCGCGGCGCCCGGTGGCGCTGGCGCCGCAAGTGCGCGCGCGGCTTGAGGTCGGCCAGGGTTCGGTGACTGTCGGAGGTGGGTCCGCGCCGGGATTGGCAGGAGGAGATGACAGGCCGTCAGGCCCCGGTTCCCGAGGGTGTTGATCGGCGGTCAATGATCTGTCGGGGCGGAAGCGCGCCGATCTGATCTCGGGTACGCTGCCGGCCGGACGTCACGAGGTTCGCCGGCCGCTCGAGGGCAACACATGGATCGATCGCGGCATTTGCGAACGGCCTGGTTCGCCCGGGCCGCGATTCTATTTGCGCCCGCTCTGATGTTGCCGGGGTGCGGGAGTTCGTCCACCGCACCGAATGCGTCGTACGACTCCCTCTACCCGAAGCCCGCCCCGGACCGCCCGCTGATCGCGTACTTCCTCTCGCCGCCGGCGGGCAGCGCCGATCTGCGCTTTGGAATCCACGTGCTCGACACCTCGGCCCGCACCGATCGCCTGGTGCTCGCGGGCAGCGTCAACAGCTACGACTGGATTCCGGGCAGCGACACGCTGGTGGTCTGTTCCGGCGGACGGATCATGACGCTCGATCTCGCTACACTTCGGCGGGCCAACCTCGCGATCCACGAGTCGTACAACTGCAGCGTGTCGTCGGACGGTGCGAAGATCGCATTCGACGCCACCGGCCCGATCGGGAGCGCGGTGTTCGTACTCGACCGGCGAAA encodes:
- a CDS encoding efflux RND transporter periplasmic adaptor subunit; this translates as MRRVWRLVALVAIAAAAAWMLSRVAFRPRPIAVEVAEIARGPVEDVVANSEAGTVKTRAQARLGAERAGRVVDIPFREGSQVRRGDIVLRLDDSSARTQLVAARRDSQALDALQGAARSAERLARQNFDRTTELRDKAMVSQADMDEARSKLEAAEAERQAAEARVQSAESAVRLARDELDHLVVRAPFDGVVTRRWVEVGESIMIGQAVLEVMDTLRVYASAPIDERDAARLRAGLPARVTLDTYPDAVWNATVTRVAPMVEESREQDRTIEVEANLRIAPGGPVPRPGMTADVEVILSRRDSVLRVPTAAVIEGRRVLVAVRGRAVAKPFDAGLRNWQWTEVRSGLEPGDLVVTSLDRAGVKAGAPVSYTPPRSSGETQTSAAIPARP